A section of the Amycolatopsis sp. AA4 genome encodes:
- a CDS encoding LysR family transcriptional regulator: MLNPGRLRLLSRLAVLGTVRAVAQDVNLSASTVSHQLAVLETETRTRLLERTGRRVRLTPAGEKLARQARAILDHLDAVEAELRGDEPAGLVRIGAFQSAIHTFAVPAATRLAERYPRLETELAEREPHESVPALRAGDSDVVITTTDFADLPLGPDLEIVRLATDPIVLVTARDRPEPPGPAVLAEYADEPWALDIPPSYMANLTLRLCRESGFEPRVACRFSNYLMTLQHVEAGLSIALLPGLAVDPRYRVATKALATPVTRTIVAVTRRGSPRPAAVNAVLDALRQPVELPPMVEQG; the protein is encoded by the coding sequence ATGTTGAACCCGGGGCGGCTGCGGCTGTTGAGCCGGCTCGCCGTGCTGGGCACGGTTCGCGCGGTGGCGCAGGACGTCAATCTCAGCGCCTCCACGGTGTCGCATCAGCTCGCGGTGCTGGAGACCGAAACCCGCACCCGGCTGCTGGAACGCACCGGCCGCCGCGTCCGGCTGACTCCGGCCGGGGAGAAACTGGCCCGGCAGGCGCGCGCGATCCTCGACCATCTCGACGCGGTCGAGGCCGAATTGCGCGGCGACGAACCGGCCGGGCTGGTGCGGATCGGCGCGTTCCAGAGCGCGATCCACACCTTCGCCGTCCCCGCCGCGACGCGTCTTGCCGAGCGCTATCCGCGGCTGGAAACCGAGCTGGCGGAACGGGAACCGCACGAAAGCGTCCCGGCGCTGCGGGCGGGCGACAGCGACGTCGTCATCACCACGACCGACTTCGCCGACCTGCCGCTCGGCCCCGATCTCGAGATCGTCCGGCTGGCGACCGACCCGATCGTCCTGGTCACCGCGCGCGACCGGCCCGAGCCGCCCGGACCCGCGGTGCTCGCGGAGTACGCGGACGAACCGTGGGCGCTCGACATTCCCCCGTCCTACATGGCGAATCTGACGCTGCGGCTCTGCCGCGAATCGGGGTTCGAGCCGCGCGTGGCGTGCCGGTTCAGCAACTACCTGATGACGTTGCAGCACGTCGAGGCCGGGTTGTCGATCGCGTTGCTGCCCGGGCTGGCGGTGGACCCGCGGTACCGGGTCGCGACGAAAGCACTGGCGACACCGGTGACGCGCACGATCGTCGCGGTCACCCGGCGGGGATCGCCGCGCCCGGCGGCGGTGAACGCGGTGCTCGACGCGCTGCGGCAGCCGGTCGAGCTTCCGCCGATGGTGGAGCAGGGCTAG
- a CDS encoding alpha/beta fold hydrolase gives MNPFPELPLPDLAGFAHRWVDGIHAVEGGRPDGPAVVLLAGFPQTWWAWRKAMPALAERFRVLAIDLPGQGHSVRPHDSYDTHTVASRVQATVTALGVPKYWLVAHDIGAWVAFSLALAHEDRLHGVALLDAGIPGITLPDSIPTDPDRAWKTWHFAFHLVPELPETLLTGREREYVDWFLKAKALSPFDSAETDHYAAALAAEGGLRASLAYYRDAAESARKNRNALDRQHLTIPVLGISSSHGSIPDMAASLRPWADKVTGTVIPDAGHFIPDEQPAAVVEAVTAFIDHAG, from the coding sequence ATGAACCCGTTCCCCGAACTGCCGCTGCCCGACCTCGCCGGATTCGCCCACCGCTGGGTCGACGGGATCCACGCCGTGGAAGGCGGGCGGCCGGACGGCCCCGCCGTCGTCCTGCTCGCCGGCTTCCCGCAGACCTGGTGGGCCTGGCGCAAAGCGATGCCCGCCCTGGCCGAACGATTCCGCGTGCTCGCGATCGATCTGCCCGGCCAAGGCCACTCCGTCCGTCCGCACGACAGCTATGACACCCACACCGTCGCCTCGCGCGTTCAGGCCACGGTCACTGCGCTCGGCGTGCCGAAGTACTGGCTCGTCGCCCACGACATCGGTGCCTGGGTCGCTTTCTCGCTGGCGCTTGCGCACGAAGACCGCTTGCACGGGGTCGCACTGCTCGACGCAGGCATCCCCGGAATCACCCTCCCCGACTCCATCCCCACCGACCCCGACCGAGCCTGGAAGACCTGGCACTTCGCGTTCCACCTGGTGCCCGAACTTCCCGAAACCCTGCTCACCGGCCGCGAACGCGAGTACGTCGACTGGTTCTTGAAGGCCAAAGCCCTATCCCCGTTCGACAGCGCGGAAACCGACCACTACGCCGCCGCACTCGCCGCCGAGGGCGGCCTGCGAGCGTCTCTCGCCTACTACCGAGATGCCGCGGAATCAGCGCGCAAGAACCGGAATGCTTTAGACCGGCAGCACTTGACCATCCCAGTACTGGGAATCTCCAGCTCCCACGGCTCGATCCCCGACATGGCCGCTTCCCTCCGCCCGTGGGCGGACAAGGTGACCGGCACCGTGATCCCCGACGCCGGACACTTCATCCCCGACGAACAACCCGCAGCGGTCGTCGAGGCAGTGACCGCATTCATCGACCACGCGGGATAA
- a CDS encoding LysR family transcriptional regulator, translating to MRPEKRLHGLDNNHLYALHGLLTERTVTGAAARLARTQPTLSAALAKLRRHFGDELLTRVGNHYRLTPFAEQLQPLVSVAVAAVERVFSAQSEFDPAGSDRVFTIVSSDFGITVAGARLVALLEERAPNVSVRFSPVTAEVLGRDGEFARTVDGILMPHGYLDLPRSLDLFRDRWVCVVAADNPDVGEQLTMTDLSRLPWVTTFGDPLGRAPAWRQMELLGVVPRVCAIADSFLAMPHLVRRGGGIAFMQQRLARDLAGALGVRIVDPPFDAIPIVEAFWWHPMHDADSGHTWLRGLLAEAASHIE from the coding sequence ATGCGGCCTGAGAAGCGGCTACACGGCCTCGACAACAATCACCTGTACGCGCTTCACGGGTTGCTGACCGAGCGAACCGTCACCGGTGCCGCCGCTCGGCTCGCCCGCACGCAGCCCACGCTGTCGGCCGCGCTGGCCAAGCTGCGCCGCCACTTCGGCGACGAGTTGCTCACCCGCGTCGGCAACCACTATCGGCTCACCCCGTTCGCCGAACAGTTGCAGCCGTTGGTGAGCGTCGCGGTCGCGGCGGTCGAGCGGGTGTTCTCGGCGCAGTCGGAGTTCGATCCGGCGGGCTCCGACCGCGTGTTCACCATCGTGTCCTCGGATTTCGGGATAACCGTCGCCGGAGCACGGCTCGTCGCGTTGCTCGAAGAACGCGCGCCGAACGTGAGCGTCCGCTTCAGCCCGGTCACCGCCGAAGTGCTCGGTCGCGACGGGGAGTTCGCCCGCACCGTGGACGGAATCCTCATGCCGCACGGCTACCTCGACCTGCCGCGCTCGCTGGACCTGTTCCGAGACCGCTGGGTCTGCGTGGTCGCGGCCGACAACCCGGACGTCGGCGAGCAATTGACGATGACGGACCTGTCGCGGCTTCCATGGGTCACCACGTTCGGCGACCCGCTCGGACGAGCACCCGCGTGGCGGCAGATGGAACTGCTGGGCGTTGTGCCGCGGGTCTGCGCGATCGCCGATTCGTTCCTGGCGATGCCGCATCTGGTTCGCCGCGGCGGGGGAATCGCGTTCATGCAGCAAAGACTCGCCCGGGATCTCGCCGGGGCACTCGGCGTGCGGATCGTCGACCCGCCCTTCGATGCGATACCGATCGTCGAGGCGTTCTGGTGGCATCCGATGCACGACGCGGACTCCGGCCACACGTGGCTGCGCGGGCTGCTCGCGGAGGCCGCGTCGCACATCGAGTGA
- a CDS encoding TetR/AcrR family transcriptional regulator, translating to MAGKKQFEMDVVLDAAMVQFWRAGYSATSLDDLSKATGLNRSSIYASLGDKDALYLRCLERYAVRYGDKYDQALASAAEDPVRAVREFFEVTLQRIADPDVPDGCLVAQTAMAIPVLSADIAARATEALGLQQARLRTALRAAKLPGADDFAVHLAAVNQSLAVMSRAGASPEQLRAIVDVSLDALSRSRKGKRAAANSR from the coding sequence ATGGCCGGGAAGAAGCAGTTCGAGATGGACGTCGTGCTCGACGCGGCGATGGTCCAGTTCTGGCGAGCGGGGTACTCCGCCACCTCGCTGGACGACCTCTCCAAGGCGACCGGGCTGAACCGCAGCTCCATCTACGCCTCGCTCGGCGACAAGGACGCGCTGTATCTGCGCTGTCTGGAGCGCTACGCCGTGCGTTACGGCGACAAGTACGACCAGGCCCTGGCAAGCGCGGCCGAGGATCCGGTGCGGGCGGTGCGGGAGTTCTTCGAAGTCACCCTGCAGCGCATCGCCGACCCCGATGTGCCGGACGGATGCTTGGTCGCGCAGACCGCGATGGCGATACCGGTGCTGAGCGCGGACATCGCCGCGCGCGCGACGGAAGCGCTCGGCCTTCAGCAAGCGCGGCTGCGGACCGCCTTGCGTGCCGCGAAGCTGCCTGGTGCCGATGACTTCGCTGTGCACCTCGCGGCGGTCAACCAGTCGTTGGCCGTGATGAGCCGGGCGGGGGCGAGTCCGGAGCAGCTGCGCGCGATAGTCGACGTCAGTCTGGACGCGCTTTCGAGATCTCGCAAAGGGAAGCGCGCAGCGGCGAACTCCCGCTGA
- a CDS encoding nitronate monooxygenase family protein, which yields MIRFPKQVCETLGIAVPIAQAPIGSAATPALAAAVSNAGGLGTLALTWTDPDEAVRRIREVRRRTDRPFAVNLVLDFPIDDVVDACLAEEVPIISTFWGDPAKVAARVKNAQLIHTAGSVAEARRAAEAGVDVVVAQGWEAGGHVRGQASTLVLVPAVVDAVAPIPVLAAGGIADRRGLAAVLALGAQGGWLGTRFLTATEAATHDSYRQAVLAAKLEDAIHTRCFDGGWPDAPHRALRNSTLTQWEAAGEPRTDRPGEGDVVATDAVGNPWHRYDDMIPVPGMTGDLEALAHYAGQSAGLVRNIAPAAQIVADLVG from the coding sequence ATGATTCGATTTCCGAAGCAGGTGTGCGAGACGCTCGGCATCGCCGTGCCGATCGCGCAGGCCCCGATCGGCTCGGCGGCGACCCCGGCGCTCGCCGCCGCGGTCTCGAACGCGGGCGGCCTCGGGACCCTCGCGCTCACCTGGACCGACCCGGACGAGGCGGTCCGCCGGATCCGCGAGGTGCGCCGCCGCACGGACCGCCCGTTCGCGGTCAACCTCGTGCTCGACTTCCCCATCGACGACGTGGTCGACGCCTGCCTCGCCGAGGAAGTCCCGATCATTTCGACCTTCTGGGGCGACCCGGCCAAGGTCGCCGCGCGCGTGAAAAACGCGCAGCTGATCCACACCGCCGGCTCGGTCGCCGAAGCGCGACGCGCGGCGGAGGCAGGCGTCGACGTCGTGGTCGCGCAGGGCTGGGAAGCGGGCGGCCACGTCCGCGGCCAAGCGTCGACGCTCGTGCTGGTGCCCGCCGTCGTGGACGCGGTCGCCCCGATTCCCGTGCTCGCCGCCGGCGGAATCGCCGACCGCCGCGGACTTGCCGCAGTACTCGCTCTCGGCGCACAAGGCGGTTGGCTGGGCACCCGATTCCTGACCGCGACCGAGGCGGCAACCCACGATTCCTACCGCCAAGCCGTGCTCGCCGCAAAACTCGAGGACGCCATCCACACCCGCTGTTTCGACGGCGGCTGGCCCGACGCGCCGCACCGCGCCTTGCGCAATTCGACGCTCACGCAATGGGAAGCCGCGGGCGAACCGCGTACGGACCGCCCCGGCGAAGGCGACGTCGTAGCAACTGATGCGGTCGGGAACCCGTGGCACCGCTACGACGACATGATTCCGGTGCCGGGAATGACCGGAGACCTCGAAGCCCTGGCGCACTACGCCGGTCAGTCCGCGGGTTTGGTCCGAAACATCGCTCCGGCGGCGCAGATCGTCGCGGATCTCGTCGGCTAG
- a CDS encoding TIGR03086 family metal-binding protein produces MILGRFLAASSEFDRRLSSVRPEQWTAPTPCAEWNVRQLVNHMVRGNLNYVDLLAGGTREQFLHMRDADALGDDPFAAYPASVRLVADAFGRPGALEQVLDYPLGKVTGHQALAVRATDSAVHAWDLAQALGVDDRLDPALVAWISENLEMIYAGLAESPVAADTTHRFFAEPGVLSEPASLQERLLHLMGRNPGWQRD; encoded by the coding sequence ATGATTCTCGGCCGTTTTCTTGCCGCCAGCTCGGAATTCGACCGGCGGCTGTCGTCCGTCCGCCCCGAACAGTGGACCGCCCCGACGCCGTGCGCGGAATGGAACGTGCGGCAGCTCGTCAACCACATGGTCCGGGGAAATCTCAACTACGTCGACCTCCTGGCCGGAGGCACCCGGGAGCAGTTCCTGCACATGCGCGACGCAGACGCTCTGGGCGACGACCCGTTTGCCGCATACCCCGCATCGGTGCGACTGGTCGCCGACGCCTTCGGCCGCCCCGGCGCTCTGGAGCAGGTGCTCGACTACCCGTTGGGCAAGGTGACCGGCCATCAAGCGCTGGCCGTGCGAGCTACGGATTCCGCCGTCCACGCCTGGGACCTGGCGCAAGCGCTGGGTGTCGACGACCGCCTCGACCCGGCGCTGGTCGCGTGGATCAGCGAGAACCTGGAAATGATCTACGCCGGGTTGGCGGAATCTCCGGTGGCTGCCGATACGACGCATCGGTTCTTTGCCGAGCCGGGGGTGCTCAGCGAACCAGCTTCGCTACAGGAGCGGCTGCTGCACTTGATGGGCCGGAACCCCGGATGGCAGCGGGACTGA
- a CDS encoding molybdopterin-dependent oxidoreductase has product MATEVPTFCPLCVSRCGATATVEDGRLLALRPLPGHPTGAAICVKGKAAPEIVAHPDRLLHPLRRTAPKDAADPGWERVSWDEALATIASRLTAIAEESGPEAVVFGSASPSTSAMSDTIEWLTRLRRAFGSPNFAVYMELCGWGRHLGTLYTWGEPVPGAYLPDLEHAQCILYWGYNPSVSRLAHATATTAALRRGAKLVVVDPRRAGLASKADQWLRVRPGTDAALALSLTHVMIENGWYDKEFVDRWTNAPKPVGDSRRVWDLIVEECAQYPPEAAQEITGVPAEQIVATARLLWEQRPVAFYTWSGLEQHSNATQTVRAIGQLYALTGCIDAPGGNVLFTPVPTNPVDGRELLAPEQRAKTIGGQERPLGPARFEFVTGEDFYRAALDGVPYRARALVNFGGNLVMAHGDSARGRDALRALDFFVHTDLFLNPTAQQADLVLPAASAWEAEALRVGFETSQAAQSTVQLRPQLVAARGESRSDLRIIFDLALALGLEHQFFHGDIESAWRHQLAPSGITLDQLRAAPEGIRLPLETVHRKYEQRGFRTPSGLVELYSEPLLEHGCPPLPTFTEPSISPLSRPDLATRYPLILTCAKSLFFCETQHREIPSLRKSAPDPAVELHPETAAARGIAAGDWVRLETPLGSVRAKARFNVNLRPDVVCGQHGWWQPADALGQPGYPPFGDGSANLNLVLSQGPSDPISGSSPLRASLCEISKARPD; this is encoded by the coding sequence ATGGCGACCGAAGTTCCGACGTTCTGCCCGCTGTGCGTGTCGAGGTGCGGGGCCACCGCGACGGTCGAGGACGGGCGGTTGCTCGCGCTCCGCCCGCTGCCCGGCCATCCGACCGGCGCCGCGATCTGTGTCAAGGGCAAGGCCGCGCCGGAGATCGTCGCGCATCCGGACCGGCTGCTGCATCCCCTGCGCCGCACCGCCCCGAAAGACGCGGCCGATCCGGGCTGGGAGCGCGTCAGCTGGGACGAGGCGCTGGCGACAATCGCGTCCCGGCTGACCGCGATCGCGGAGGAATCGGGTCCGGAAGCGGTGGTGTTCGGCAGTGCCTCGCCGTCGACGTCGGCGATGTCGGACACCATCGAATGGCTGACCCGGCTCCGGCGCGCCTTCGGCAGCCCCAACTTCGCCGTCTACATGGAACTCTGCGGCTGGGGTCGGCACCTCGGCACGCTCTACACCTGGGGCGAGCCCGTCCCCGGCGCTTACCTGCCCGATCTCGAGCACGCACAATGCATCCTCTACTGGGGCTACAACCCGTCGGTCTCGCGGCTCGCACACGCCACCGCGACCACCGCCGCACTGCGCCGCGGGGCCAAGCTCGTCGTGGTCGACCCCCGTCGCGCCGGATTGGCCAGCAAGGCCGACCAATGGCTGCGCGTCCGCCCGGGAACGGACGCGGCGCTGGCGTTGTCGCTCACCCACGTGATGATCGAGAACGGTTGGTACGACAAAGAATTCGTCGATCGGTGGACCAACGCGCCGAAACCGGTCGGCGACTCCCGGCGGGTCTGGGACTTGATCGTCGAGGAGTGCGCTCAGTACCCGCCCGAGGCCGCGCAAGAGATCACCGGCGTGCCCGCGGAGCAGATCGTCGCGACGGCCCGGCTGCTGTGGGAACAACGCCCGGTCGCGTTCTACACCTGGAGCGGATTGGAGCAGCACAGCAACGCGACGCAGACCGTGCGCGCCATCGGCCAGCTCTACGCGCTCACCGGATGCATCGACGCGCCCGGCGGAAATGTGCTGTTCACGCCCGTGCCGACCAATCCGGTCGACGGCCGGGAACTGCTGGCCCCCGAACAGCGCGCCAAGACGATCGGCGGGCAGGAGCGTCCGCTCGGCCCGGCCAGATTCGAGTTCGTCACCGGGGAGGACTTCTACCGCGCGGCGCTCGACGGCGTGCCCTACCGGGCTCGGGCGCTGGTCAACTTCGGCGGCAACTTGGTCATGGCCCACGGGGACAGCGCACGAGGCCGGGACGCGCTCCGTGCGCTGGATTTCTTTGTCCACACGGATTTGTTCCTCAACCCGACCGCGCAACAGGCGGACCTCGTGCTGCCCGCGGCGAGCGCCTGGGAAGCGGAAGCGCTGCGGGTCGGTTTCGAGACCAGCCAGGCCGCGCAGTCGACTGTCCAATTGCGACCGCAGCTCGTCGCGGCCCGCGGGGAATCCCGGTCGGATCTGCGGATCATCTTCGATCTCGCCCTCGCGCTCGGGCTGGAGCACCAGTTCTTCCACGGGGACATCGAGTCTGCCTGGAGGCACCAGCTCGCGCCCAGCGGCATCACGCTCGACCAGCTGCGGGCCGCACCGGAAGGCATCCGGCTGCCGCTGGAAACCGTGCACCGCAAGTACGAACAACGCGGCTTCCGAACACCGTCCGGACTTGTCGAGCTGTACTCGGAACCCTTGCTGGAACACGGATGTCCGCCGCTGCCGACCTTCACCGAACCGTCGATCAGCCCGCTGTCCCGGCCGGATCTGGCGACGCGCTACCCGTTGATCCTCACCTGCGCGAAATCGCTGTTCTTCTGCGAAACCCAGCACCGGGAGATCCCCAGCCTGCGCAAATCCGCGCCCGACCCCGCCGTCGAACTGCATCCCGAAACCGCCGCCGCCCGAGGCATCGCCGCCGGGGATTGGGTTCGGCTGGAGACGCCGCTGGGCAGCGTCCGCGCGAAGGCGAGGTTCAACGTCAACCTGCGCCCGGACGTCGTATGCGGACAGCACGGCTGGTGGCAGCCCGCCGACGCGCTCGGCCAGCCCGGCTACCCGCCGTTCGGCGACGGCAGCGCGAACCTCAATCTCGTGCTGAGCCAAGGGCCGAGCGACCCGATCAGCGGGAGTTCGCCGCTGCGCGCTTCCCTTTGCGAGATCTCGAAAGCGCGTCCAGACTGA
- a CDS encoding amidohydrolase family protein, which yields MPDAWIDVHAHYTPPTTPEQRQTAWRAMRDACFLAPEPYHWTVERTLEQMDRTGIGIGMQMLSNQPATSAALRVSNDYGADLVRRYPDRFGLLAALPTDDIAATMAELDRAADLGADGFAVTCRRNGVYLSDPSLEPMWAELDRRRAAVFAHPDAYADGVQGRPAPLLEVGFETTRTIVDLLYAGVFRKYPNVKLIVAHCGGGGALPAMSGRLGLLGAEAWVPNPNSLSTDEIRAQLRRLYLDTAATGFPSCLTAALTMTTPDHLVYGSDSGVPCSTEETIDASRKSLLEFDGLTMRQRQDIGRNATALFPRAAARLDGS from the coding sequence ATGCCCGATGCCTGGATCGACGTACACGCCCACTACACCCCGCCGACCACCCCCGAACAGCGGCAGACGGCCTGGCGGGCCATGCGCGACGCCTGTTTCCTGGCCCCGGAGCCCTACCACTGGACCGTCGAGCGGACGCTTGAGCAGATGGACCGGACCGGCATCGGCATCGGCATGCAGATGCTGAGCAACCAGCCCGCCACGAGCGCGGCACTGCGCGTGTCCAATGACTACGGTGCCGACCTGGTGCGGCGGTATCCCGACCGCTTCGGCCTGCTCGCCGCCCTGCCCACCGACGACATAGCCGCGACGATGGCCGAACTCGACCGAGCGGCAGACCTGGGTGCCGACGGCTTCGCGGTGACGTGCCGACGCAACGGCGTGTACCTCAGCGACCCGAGCCTGGAGCCGATGTGGGCGGAGCTGGATCGCCGTCGTGCCGCGGTGTTCGCGCATCCCGATGCGTACGCCGACGGTGTGCAGGGCCGGCCGGCCCCGTTGCTGGAGGTGGGTTTCGAGACCACGCGGACGATTGTCGACCTGCTGTACGCGGGCGTGTTTCGCAAATACCCGAACGTAAAACTGATCGTCGCGCATTGCGGCGGCGGAGGCGCACTCCCCGCCATGTCGGGCCGGCTCGGCCTGCTTGGCGCCGAGGCCTGGGTCCCCAACCCGAACAGCCTGAGCACCGACGAAATCCGCGCCCAGCTGCGGCGGCTCTACCTCGACACCGCGGCGACCGGGTTCCCGTCCTGCCTGACGGCGGCTCTCACGATGACCACGCCGGACCACCTCGTCTACGGCTCGGATTCCGGCGTGCCTTGTAGCACCGAGGAAACGATCGACGCGAGCCGGAAATCCCTGCTCGAATTCGACGGCCTGACAATGCGGCAGCGTCAGGACATCGGCCGCAACGCCACCGCCCTGTTCCCCCGCGCCGCGGCCCGCCTCGACGGCAGCTGA
- a CDS encoding papain-like cysteine protease family protein, protein MKVRSSMLRGIAAVATAAAAALSVPAAAVAGETNISMQAQQKDQWCWDASGNTIAAFWGYSLTQTRFCQIAHNESGSDCANNQGYLSDQQRVFRYLGFRNIGTYNSNGYRLSFSGIRNQIDAGQPIGTRIGWTSGGGHMHVLYGYDDSDGNVVEYGDPWPSNNRYNSMDYSYYVSNNQFSWTHTVYGMVG, encoded by the coding sequence GTGAAAGTGCGTTCTTCGATGCTGCGCGGAATAGCCGCGGTCGCCACCGCGGCGGCGGCCGCGCTCTCCGTTCCGGCCGCCGCGGTCGCGGGCGAAACGAACATCTCGATGCAGGCCCAGCAGAAAGACCAGTGGTGCTGGGACGCCAGCGGCAACACCATCGCCGCGTTCTGGGGCTATTCCCTGACCCAGACCCGGTTCTGCCAGATCGCGCACAACGAATCCGGCAGCGACTGCGCCAACAACCAGGGCTACCTGAGCGACCAGCAAAGAGTTTTCCGCTACCTCGGGTTCCGCAACATCGGCACCTACAATTCCAACGGCTACCGGCTCTCGTTCTCCGGCATCAGGAACCAGATCGACGCCGGACAGCCCATCGGCACCCGGATCGGCTGGACTTCCGGCGGCGGCCACATGCACGTCCTCTACGGCTACGACGACTCCGACGGGAACGTCGTCGAATACGGCGACCCGTGGCCGTCGAACAACCGCTACAACTCCATGGACTACAGCTACTACGTCTCGAACAACCAATTCTCCTGGACCCACACCGTCTACGGAATGGTGGGCTGA
- the rlmN gene encoding 23S rRNA (adenine(2503)-C(2))-methyltransferase RlmN, with protein sequence MTALPLVFDAPKRGLPPRHLADLTVAERAEAVVELGEKAFRAKQLSNHYFSRLTVDPAEMTDIPAASREKLVADLMPPLLTEVRALAADGGATRKTLWRAHDGTLLESVLMRYPDRATLCISSQAGCGMACPFCATGQGGLDRNLSTAEIVDQVRDAAAVMRDGSMPGGPGRLSNIVFMGMGEPLANYKRVVAAVRRITDPSPAGLGIGQRSVTVSTVGLAPAIRKLADEKMQVRLAVSLHTPDDELRDTLVPVNNRWSVDEVLSAARYYADTSGRRVSIEYALIRDINDQPWRAELLAKRLRKHLGQLVHVNVIPLNPTPGSKWDASPKPVEREFVRLVNAGGVACTVRDTRGQDIAAACGQLAAEG encoded by the coding sequence ATGACTGCCCTTCCTCTTGTTTTCGACGCGCCCAAGCGCGGCCTGCCGCCGCGCCATCTCGCCGACCTCACGGTGGCCGAGCGAGCGGAGGCCGTCGTCGAGCTGGGGGAGAAGGCGTTCCGCGCCAAGCAGCTGTCGAACCACTACTTTTCGCGGCTCACCGTCGACCCGGCGGAGATGACCGACATCCCGGCCGCCTCGCGCGAGAAGCTGGTCGCCGATCTGATGCCGCCGCTGCTCACCGAGGTGCGCGCACTGGCCGCGGACGGCGGCGCGACCCGCAAGACCCTGTGGCGCGCGCACGACGGGACGCTGCTGGAAAGCGTCCTCATGCGCTACCCGGACCGCGCCACGCTGTGCATCTCGAGCCAGGCCGGCTGCGGCATGGCGTGCCCGTTCTGCGCGACCGGCCAGGGCGGCCTCGACCGCAACCTCTCGACCGCGGAAATCGTGGACCAGGTCCGCGACGCCGCCGCGGTCATGCGCGATGGCTCCATGCCCGGCGGCCCAGGTCGGCTGTCGAACATCGTCTTCATGGGCATGGGCGAGCCGCTGGCGAATTACAAGCGCGTGGTGGCGGCGGTGCGGCGGATCACTGACCCGTCGCCTGCGGGGTTGGGGATTGGTCAGCGTTCGGTGACGGTGTCGACGGTGGGTTTGGCTCCGGCGATCCGGAAGCTGGCGGACGAGAAGATGCAGGTCCGGTTGGCGGTGTCGCTGCACACGCCGGACGACGAGCTGCGGGACACGCTGGTGCCGGTGAACAACCGGTGGTCGGTGGACGAGGTGCTTTCGGCGGCCCGGTACTACGCGGATACCTCGGGTCGGCGGGTGTCGATCGAGTACGCGTTGATCCGCGACATCAACGACCAGCCGTGGCGGGCGGAGCTGCTGGCGAAGCGGTTGCGGAAGCACTTGGGTCAGTTGGTGCATGTGAACGTGATCCCGTTGAACCCGACGCCGGGTTCGAAGTGGGACGCGTCGCCGAAGCCGGTGGAGCGGGAGTTCGTGCGGCTGGTGAATGCCGGCGGGGTGGCGTGCACGGTGCGGGATACCCGCGGTCAGGACATCGCGGCGGCGTGTGGCCAGTTGGCTGCCGAAGGTTGA
- a CDS encoding helix-turn-helix domain-containing protein produces MATPKPGQPVRGSTTGRPLMAALDLFGRRWCLRIVWELQVDTLGFRALQQRCDGMSSSVLRQRLVELGEAGLVRQTDESHYALTTLGREAFDALRPLVSWADRWAASLDGGE; encoded by the coding sequence ATGGCGACGCCGAAGCCGGGGCAGCCGGTCCGGGGCTCCACGACCGGCCGTCCGCTGATGGCCGCGCTCGACCTTTTCGGACGGCGGTGGTGCCTGCGGATCGTGTGGGAACTGCAGGTCGACACGCTGGGCTTTCGGGCGCTGCAGCAACGGTGCGACGGGATGTCTTCAAGCGTGCTGCGGCAGCGCTTGGTCGAACTCGGTGAGGCCGGTTTGGTGCGGCAGACCGACGAATCGCATTACGCGCTCACGACGCTCGGCCGCGAGGCGTTCGACGCGCTGCGGCCGCTGGTGTCGTGGGCAGATCGATGGGCCGCGTCTCTCGACGGCGGCGAATGA